Within the Melopsittacus undulatus isolate bMelUnd1 chromosome 5, bMelUnd1.mat.Z, whole genome shotgun sequence genome, the region CTTCAGTCCTCAGTAAAGACAGTATACTTAGTGTAGCAGTAGGACATCATCCGAAATGCTTGTGTGTTTTCCAGAGAATAAATAAACACACACCAATTTGAactgaaatacaattttctaCAGGGATAATCTTCACCTGTAATGCAGAACAACTAAAATTCTACAACAGAGATGTGTTTTGAGAGGTCTGCAGCTACCTGCAGTCCTGTAGCAACTCGGAGACACCAGCATACTCTGGTGAGTCTAGTACTGTCTGAGTGGGGTTACACAAATGGCAAATGCACTTACACAATCAGAAGGGTTTGTAGGTGTATGATTGCACATGCTAAGGGATTAGTAATAGCAGAATTTACAGTTAAAAATCCAGTGCCTGTGCAAGCACACACCTTTCTAAGTTCAAATGCAGAAGAATTCCACATGTTATGCTTCAGATTAGTTGTGGgcctggcagtgttaaaggagCCCTATGAATTTTTGTACATATGTCAGCCTTTAGGTCTAGGCATACCTGTTTGCTTGTGAAGCACTCTAGAAAAAGCTTAATCTTAAATTCTCTCTGGTCATAGAGTCTACCGTTCATAGGATTTGATACTGGATGTCCTGTATTATTCTCTAAGCCTCAAAGTCCCAGTGGTGCTTCTTGACACAAGCACTGGTCATAAGGAGTAGAAAGCTCCATGTTCAGCTTACTTGTTGCTTCATATATCATCCTTTCTTGCAATAAATTTAGTTAATATTCTTTGTGTCTGTGCAGAAGACAGAAGTTAGAGACCCGCTTGCTCGTAATTGAACATGGCAGGGGATGTAAAAAGATTCACACGCATGCTGCTGGAATGCAACAGCAATGACAAGCTGTGTGGTAAGATTCCCAGATTCCTTCAGTAGTAACTTTCACATGCTGAGCAGGAAGTCCAGCTTTACTAGAAAGTGGGCCAGGCCCTTTCCACTCCTCCacctgcatcccagcccatAGAGAAAGATTTCACTGAGCTTTCCTTGCATTGTATCTCAGGGGAGAAACTTTTAAAGGGATGCAGCCTTTGTGGTGGGATTCATCTCACGTAATTTTAGCCATTTTAgagtatttctgctttgaataaGACATAGTAATTAAAGATTCCCTGCAGCTTCCCTAAGGACCAGTCAtgtgagatttttatttcattactttCTGTCATCTTTGGGAACTGAAACATGGTCTTGGCCTATGCAAAAATAGCATAATCTCAAAATCTGGGGCATAAGAGAGTTACTTACTTGCAACATCCTTGTTAGCTGTAATGTCCAcaccttgttttctttaaaatctttccTGTAATTTTAATGGAAGGAGCTGAAGCTGTAATTGCACATGTATTTGTGATGGCATAGCAATATCCAGCCCTTCCCATctccctgctttccctttgcCAGAGGCAATTCTGTTGCACTAGTGGATGATACACATGGCTACAATTTTCAGCCTATTACAGCATCTACATAAAAGGCCTCAGGTGTGGGAGTCCCAGTGAATTCATGCAGTTTAGATACTCATCACCTTTGAAGAACACGGTGGCAGCACTAACAGTGTTCAGTTGCTGTTCCAAGAGGCAGAGGATAGATAAACTTTGGGGATTGAAAGTTACTGAAATATGTTGTTACTGTTCTGTTACACAGAACCAATGTGCATCAGGAAATGCTGCTTAGTCctcattttcctattttctttttcttttgatagtTGTGCGTGAATACCAGACTGAAGTTATTGTTGTCCCAGTTCTCCTTGTGGGTGTTTTTGTCATCATGCTAACTGTGATCCTTTGGCTCCACTGCCGAGGTTTGCGAGCAAAGCAGGAGCAATCATCAGCATCTGGACACCAGGgtaaaaaacttcttttcaACCACACAAGCGAGTATTCCTTTCAGTGGCCAGAAGGCAATCCCATCTCTTTATTGCTTGAGCCATTAGGCAATagcatttatagaatcatagaatcaactaagtaggaaagacctttaagttcaTCACTTCAGCcattctccagcactgccaagggcaccactaaaccatatcactagGGTGTTTGTCCAcgcagtttgtgaacacttccagagatggtgactccaccactgccctgagcagcctgttccaatgcctgagccccctctctgtgaagaattttttcctaatatccagtttaaacctccccttggcacagcttgaggccatttcctcttgtcctgtcacttgttatctggaagaagagactgatccccacctcactacaacctcctttcaggtagttgtagagagtgataaggcccccccctgagccttctcttctccagactaaacacacacacaccgcagttcctcagccattcctcattaCACTcgtgctccagacccttcaccagctctgttgcccttctctggacccactccagcacctcattgtctctcttgtagtgagaggcacagaactgaacacaggatttgaattgtggcctcaccagtgcccaatACAGGTGAATGGTCACTGTCCTGGCCCTACTGGTTgtactattgctgatacaggccaggatgctgttggccttgttggctgcctgggcacaacCTGACTCAGGTACAACTGCCTGTCAGTCTGGCCTGAAGAGCCTAAGTGGTGTTCAGCAATTGAATAAAAAGTACAAAAACTGAGAACACTGATTTACACCACTTGCAGTAGTAGTAGTGGAATCTGTAGTATAGATGGATCTGAGAAAACTTAAAACAACATATCATATAGTTAACACACTGTGGTAACTAACATACCTTGAGACCTGCAAAGTGTGTTTATGTAATAGCCTTGTAGATGCTACTGCAAAGAGAGTTTCACTGGAGTAATTATGAATGACAGTTGTTTTGGTGTAGATCACACCTAGCTAATCCATTTTCTATCCtgtcatttaagaaaaatttcAAGCTGTTGTCTCCCACTTCCTGTGGAGACAAGAAATGGAACAGGgactgggaaggagagggggtAGGGAAAGGTTTGTAGATACCAAAGAACACATGTTGCAGAAATGAAATTCTGTGGAACTGAATGTGGAAATGAAAATCCAGTACTGAATTGATTTTGGGTTTGtagagaaaaaagccttttcagcCTATATTAAGGGCAATAATTGAGAACAAAGATAACACCCTGTGGAACAGCCTGTGCAGGTCACTTCTATAACAACTGGTAGCTGGTAATAAAATGGTCATTGCTTCAACACAAGAGAATCAAGCACAAATGTGTCTTACCTAGAAAGTTTACATAGTTAAATATAGGAAAGATCTCCAGACTCATTCTGCCCTTTAATCATAAAGAGTTGGAGATAAATTCCCTCTTCTCTTCAAGGGCCAGGATACAATAACAGTTCTTTACTTTGTCCTGATTTCCAAAACACTATGGGGTAAAAATTAAAGAGGCTAGAAGGACAAGCATTGCCACCTACTACGAGAGTTCTTCTGTCTGGTTTTATGCATCATGTGTATTTGCTTTTGTCAGTGAATGACATGAATCAGCAGGAATACAGCTCAACAGAGAGCCGCTATATCCAGCTGAGTGAGATGTCTGTGGAAAGCCTGCTAAATTCTGCATCCTTGACTCTGAAAGAACTGGAGATACCAAGAGAGAAACTCTTGCCAGGCACTTGGCTGCTGATAAAACATGGTCACTATGGGAGCTTCTACAGAGCACAGCTGGAAACTGGGAACCCCGGAAAGACTAAGACTGTAGTACTGAAAGCCTTACAAGGTAAGGCACATGGCCAGGATCTCTGTATCGAAGGCATGATATTGGACAGAACTTGCAGTCACTGCTGGCAAGAACAAGCTGTGTTGAGTATCATGTTAGCTAATCTGAGTGGCTGTTTTGGTAGGAGTGTCTTGGTAGGACTAAAGAAGATTGctgtttctgttgatttttagctgtttgtcgtggtttaaaccaagtcccccaactcccggagagttaggaaggagaatccaaagaatgtagcccccacggattgagataagaacggtttaattgctaaggcataacacaaaacccctactgccatttactgctacaaataataatgatacagcaaacagcaagtgaagagaataaaacaccccaccagccaccaacccataactcactccaccctgcccggctgagcaccgcgtgctccctcctacattttcctccagagctctacccctccagctttctctttcccagtatgcatcctgggcatcacgtgctatggtatggaatacctcattgactagcctgggtcaggtgtcctgtctgtccttcctcccggactcccctcctccacctggctggaaaaaaccttgaacaaaaacaccctcaaaacatgctcaaaccatgacactgttCTTTGCTGCCTCCATTTAGTAATTTagtgtgggtttttctttttggggggggggaggaggttggccttgtttgtttgattggtttggttttgggtttttgttctttcagaCCTGACTAGTCCCCAGAAAGTAAAGGATTTCCTGGGAAGGATTAAATTCCATCAAAATCTTGGCCATCATGAGAACCTGGTTGAATTGGTTGGATGCTGTGTAGGTCAGCTCCCACTTTATATGATCATGGAAGATGTCTCTCTTGGTGACCTGTTGACATTTCTATGGACGTGTCGGAAGGTGAGTCAAAAGAAGTGATGATAGAATATCTTAAATTCCTTAGGTAAACATTTACCCATAAGTCATAGTCCATAAgtcacagattattttttcatctcTCCATGCATCCCTCTATATCAATCTAAACTATTTCCACCCCCAAAAGAAGTTCTGCACAAGTCTGAACTGGAATGGAATTAGTGGATATCTTGATTGATATGATACAGTTTGGAGAAGTTGACATAGTCCTACAGGTAACTGGAGCTTCTTGAAGGGTACAGCAGGCACTGGAATAGAGCAACAGTTGAGACAGTTATCTGAATTTCTAATCAGTTTTAAATAATGTCTCAGTCCAAATGGTTTTAAGAAAGCAGAACAGTTACAACACCAGGAAACAGAGCATATGAGTGAAAGGTTGATACTTGCACTGGAGGGATGTCACTCATATGGGACCTGGTACTGTTTGTTACATGTATCAGTAACCTAGAAAATGGAATGACAGTGAGATGATGATTCCAGCCAGTAAAGGCAAGTGGTGACCCTGTGGAACTGCAAGATTTTACAAGATTGAGAGACTGGCCAATAAAATGAACAGGTGAAATTCAGCATAGTTACAAATGAAATTATGGCCATGTAGAAAAGCAACCTTAGCTTCACATATGTAATGATGGCCTCATATCTGCCGATTGCTGATGAGGAATAAAATAATGGATCTGATTGTATAAAAATGTTAActcaggctggaaaagaagcTAAGTATTAAGCATTATTAAGAAGGGCATAGGAACAAAACTCTGCCAAGTCACTGCATGAATAATTTACCTACATCTGGAACACAAAATACAGAGAGATTGCTTATTGTCCTGTTCAGCAGGTCAAGGTGGTAGCAAATAAAGCTACCAAGTGTCatgttcaaaacaaacaaaagaagtgGTTCTTCATGAAGTGGGGAGTTGACTAATGGAATTCCTTGGCACTGACTGCTGTGGATATGGAAACTTTACATGGGCTCAAGAAAAGACTGAATACATTTATGGCAGATAGCTTTTCAGAGGCTACAACATATGTTGAAACTGTAACCATCTCAGGAAATCATTAAATTGAAAATAGTTGGGAGGCTGGAAAATGACACGGAAAAAACATTGTGTGCttaccttgttttctttctttcatctggCATCCAGGTAGGATCACTGTTAGAGGCAGGATAGCAAGAGAGATGGACTGTTAGTCTCATACCAGATAACCGTTTGTATGTTATAAATGTACTTTTCTACTCATCATTGTAATTTTTTATGTATCTTTCATTCTTCTGTATATATTGTCATTCTCCAGTGTCATTCTACCCATTTCTATTAACTCTTCTTCACTTTTCAAATTACCCACTAGTTGTCTCTAATGTACTTGTCTTCCCCAGCACACCATCCATCAACATCACCCATCCACATACCCTTATATTTCAGTCAATTTATAATCAGTTGAGAAATTACTTGGGGTAGCATAAGATTTGATAGTACTCATTTTATTAGATTAGAAGAAAACATTCCCCAGTATGCTACAGCTATGGCATTTGTTTGAACCAAGATCTGCTCTTTTGTCTCTAGGATGTAATGACAATGGATGGTGTTCCTTATGACTTCACTGAGAGGCAAGTATATGAAGTTGGACAACAGGTTGCAGCAGCTCTGGTAAGTCTGCTCATATTCACTGCATTTTTGCCTTCCTGATTGCAACAGAAGTCTGCATGCTGGCCTAAGTCTTCTCGGCCTAATCAGTGAGGATGTGCTTTGTTAAAACTGAGCCATATatgcttgctttatttttgtgagCATACATGTCTTTCCACAGCATGGAAGACAGGCATAAATTAAGTGAAAATTTATATCaattaaaattccttttaaaattatcacGGTCTCATTGTTTTCCCAATTTCCAGGCTTatcttgaaaagaagaaattgttccATGGTGACATTGCTGCCAGGAATGTCCTCCTGCATTACAACTTCACTGCTAAGCTCTGTGGTTTCGGTCTGGCCTATGAAACTCACACATATGGTGCCAACTCAGTCACAAAGATTGTGCCAGTCAAGTGGCAGGCACCAGAGCGACTCCTGAAGAAACCCCCCAGCATCAAGGCGGACATGTACAATTTAATTTTTGAACTAGAAGTTAATCTCTTTCACTCTTTTATGTATCATTTCATGTCCTAAAGTTCACAGTAAGTCATATCTACTCTAAGCATAATGCTCCACTTTATATCTCATACCTTCTCGTCTCATTTCTGCAGGTTTGTTTGTATGCATTTAAGCTAGAATTTAGCTAGAATGGAAACttaacattgttttcttttcttgcagatGGTCTTTTGGAATTCTGCTGTATGAAATGATTACATTAGGTAAGAAGATATAATgatgataaaaaaatatgtaaggaAGCAGCAAATTAGGAAGACCCCATTCTCAAATTTTAGAATGTAAAGTTGTGCCATTTTAATAAGCATTCTCTTTTTTCGAACTTGGAAAGCCTTGACAATTCCTTTTAGACTTTGTTTCAGTGTGAACTGTGGCAGGATAAAAAAGATGGATTTTGGTAGGGAAAGAAGGCATTTTCACAAAGAAGCTGCCATTGGCAATGGTTTTCTTATTATAGTTTTCCTACTGTTACTCCTTTTGCCCTTCCAGGTGCTCCACCATATCCTGAGGTGCCACCTTCTGACATTTTACCATACCTTCAAAGAGAGAACATGATGAAGCAGCCCCCAAGGTGCCAGCAAGCCATGTAAGCCACTTACTTCATGGACAATAGAACTTGAGATCTGCAGAGCTAAATGGCAGTGAGACATACAAAACTATATCTTACAGAGAATCTCTACAGCCAAAACAGTCATCTATTAGCTGAGGAGACTTTTTCTCACATGTCTACCACATCTCTTTACTAGATACTGCTGCATGGAACCTTGATTGCCAAaccctttctttcctgcttttgaaaGTTACTCTTTCTGTTCCCTTGTCTGCCCTTGCATTTTGTTGTTCCACTGCTTCACTGCAAGGTATAGGACTGTTCTGGAGTAATCTTTCTCTTCTGAGTTG harbors:
- the STYK1 gene encoding tyrosine-protein kinase STYK1, with amino-acid sequence MAGDVKRFTRMLLECNSNDKLCVVREYQTEVIVVPVLLVGVFVIMLTVILWLHCRGLRAKQEQSSASGHQVNDMNQQEYSSTESRYIQLSEMSVESLLNSASLTLKELEIPREKLLPGTWLLIKHGHYGSFYRAQLETGNPGKTKTVVLKALQDLTSPQKVKDFLGRIKFHQNLGHHENLVELVGCCVGQLPLYMIMEDVSLGDLLTFLWTCRKDVMTMDGVPYDFTERQVYEVGQQVAAALAYLEKKKLFHGDIAARNVLLHYNFTAKLCGFGLAYETHTYGANSVTKIVPVKWQAPERLLKKPPSIKADIWSFGILLYEMITLGAPPYPEVPPSDILPYLQRENMMKQPPRCQQAIYSIMKSCWQWNASNRPSPADLMWSLQTAMKNSNSHAVLQVPELVVPELYANVAGVDVLNPVREYTIL